From a region of the Actinomadura luzonensis genome:
- a CDS encoding zinc-dependent alcohol dehydrogenase family protein, protein MSDTVTTRRMPAWRARSGGGIDGLELREEPEPVPGPGEVLVAVKAVSLSYRELLVLRGEYVLPVKDDLVPVSDGAGEVVGLGPGVRGTRIGDRVTAGIFPYWAAGPFGRPEQLPQLGGSLDGLLAGRVVLPESALVPVPAHLSYAEAATLPCAAVTAWHALEGVRAGDTVLTLGTGGVSLFAAQLARLLGARVLATTGDPGKAGRLRALGVDEVVVRGEGPGDWPERVRALTGGRGVDRVVDVVGDLPRALRALAMSGEVALVGFLGAEPPALDPRALFGAAARVRAVAAGSLAHFAAMNRAIEAGRMRPVLDRVFPFEEAVGAFRYYADERPFGKVVITV, encoded by the coding sequence ATGAGTGACACGGTGACGACAAGGCGCATGCCGGCCTGGCGGGCGCGCAGCGGGGGCGGCATCGACGGGCTGGAGCTGCGTGAGGAGCCGGAGCCCGTCCCCGGGCCCGGCGAGGTGCTGGTGGCCGTCAAGGCGGTCTCGCTCAGCTACCGGGAGCTGCTGGTGCTGCGCGGCGAGTACGTCCTGCCGGTGAAGGACGACCTGGTGCCGGTGTCGGACGGCGCCGGCGAGGTGGTGGGCCTGGGGCCGGGGGTGCGCGGGACGCGGATCGGCGACCGGGTGACCGCCGGGATCTTCCCGTACTGGGCGGCCGGGCCGTTCGGGCGGCCGGAGCAGCTCCCGCAGCTCGGCGGCTCGCTGGACGGCCTGCTGGCCGGGAGGGTGGTGCTGCCGGAGAGCGCGCTGGTGCCGGTGCCCGCCCACCTGTCCTACGCCGAGGCCGCGACGCTGCCGTGCGCCGCGGTGACCGCCTGGCACGCGCTGGAGGGCGTCCGGGCCGGGGACACCGTCCTGACGCTGGGCACCGGCGGCGTGTCGCTGTTCGCGGCGCAGCTCGCCCGGCTGCTCGGCGCGCGGGTCCTCGCCACCACCGGCGACCCCGGCAAGGCCGGGCGGCTGCGCGCGCTCGGCGTGGACGAGGTCGTGGTCCGCGGTGAGGGGCCGGGCGACTGGCCCGAGCGGGTGCGCGCGCTGACCGGCGGCCGGGGCGTGGACCGGGTGGTGGACGTGGTCGGCGACCTGCCGCGCGCGCTGCGTGCGCTCGCGATGTCCGGTGAGGTGGCCTTGGTCGGGTTCCTGGGGGCGGAGCCGCCCGCGCTGGACCCCCGGGCGTTGTTCGGGGCGGCCGCCCGGGTCCGGGCCGTCGCGGCCGGGAGCCTCGCGCACTTCGCCGCGATGAACCGGGCGATCGAGGCGGGCCGGATGCGGCCGGTGCTGGACCGGGTGTTCCCGTTCGAGGAGGCCGTCGGCGCCTTCCGCTACTACGCGGACGAGCGGCCGTTCGGCAAGGTCGTCATCACGGTGTGA
- a CDS encoding sensor histidine kinase → MKTRLGQSLRRRLALYAAIVMLLLNVVVSGFVLWGVRNQVATINAHDTSSRVLRVLLMVKHDRLPRVLPSYGLDGVQVLDPSGRPLAWTPNLAGRPQQTTALPHPNQANDSLPHVCDLPAFPGSCKTVVALIAYQPDGEYRIFAYAPSVPWYVSSKVLLFQVCVTALLVTLTYFGVSHIVAKTLAPVSSITRRLAEITAGGDGAMRLPVPEHDDEIRDLAETGNRTLERLENAMRQQEIAMQRQRRFATDASHDLRSPITAMRTQVEDALLHPEEADWPETARQVCNSLDRLQAIVTDLLTLTKLDAGAPAAREPVDLGELVNAEAGRHRARRVITSVQPGVVVTGDQLQLVRLLTNLLDNAERHAEEQVLVTVRRQDGEAVLEVLDDGAGIAPDQREVVFQRFTRLDASRNRDAGGTGLGLPIAREIAAAHGGSLTIEDSDAGARFVLRLPAATA, encoded by the coding sequence GTGAAGACACGCTTGGGGCAGTCGCTGCGCAGGCGGCTGGCGCTGTACGCGGCCATCGTCATGCTGCTGCTGAACGTGGTGGTCAGCGGGTTCGTGCTGTGGGGCGTGCGCAACCAGGTCGCCACCATCAACGCGCACGACACGTCAAGCCGGGTGCTGCGCGTCCTGCTCATGGTCAAGCACGACCGGCTCCCCCGGGTGCTGCCGTCCTACGGCCTCGACGGCGTCCAGGTGCTCGACCCGTCGGGCCGCCCGCTCGCGTGGACGCCGAACCTGGCCGGGCGGCCGCAGCAGACCACCGCCCTCCCCCACCCGAACCAGGCCAACGACAGCCTGCCGCACGTCTGCGACCTGCCCGCGTTCCCCGGCTCCTGCAAGACCGTGGTGGCGCTGATCGCCTACCAGCCGGACGGCGAGTACCGGATCTTCGCCTACGCCCCGTCCGTCCCCTGGTACGTCAGCTCCAAGGTGCTGCTCTTCCAGGTCTGCGTGACGGCGCTGCTGGTCACGCTCACCTACTTCGGGGTCTCGCACATCGTCGCCAAGACGCTCGCCCCGGTCAGCAGCATCACCAGGAGACTGGCCGAGATCACCGCCGGCGGCGACGGCGCGATGCGCCTGCCCGTGCCGGAGCACGACGACGAGATCAGGGACCTCGCCGAGACCGGCAACCGCACGCTGGAGCGGCTGGAGAACGCGATGCGGCAGCAGGAGATCGCGATGCAGCGGCAGCGCCGCTTCGCCACCGACGCCTCCCACGACCTGCGCAGCCCGATCACCGCGATGCGCACCCAGGTCGAGGACGCCCTGCTCCACCCCGAGGAGGCCGACTGGCCGGAGACCGCCCGCCAGGTGTGCAACAGCCTGGACCGGCTCCAGGCCATCGTCACCGACCTGCTCACCCTGACCAAGCTGGACGCCGGCGCGCCGGCCGCCCGCGAGCCGGTGGACCTCGGCGAGCTGGTCAACGCCGAGGCCGGCCGGCACCGGGCCAGGCGGGTCATCACCAGCGTGCAGCCGGGCGTCGTCGTCACCGGCGACCAGCTCCAGCTCGTCCGGCTGCTCACCAACCTGCTGGACAACGCCGAGCGGCACGCCGAGGAGCAGGTCCTGGTGACCGTGCGGCGGCAGGACGGCGAGGCCGTGCTGGAGGTGCTGGACGACGGCGCGGGCATCGCGCCCGACCAGCGCGAGGTGGTCTTCCAGCGCTTCACCCGCCTGGACGCCTCCCGCAACCGGGACGCGGGCGGGACCGGGCTCGGGCTGCCGATCGCCCGCGAGATCGCCGCCGCGCACGGCGGGTCCCTGACCATCGAGGACTCCGACGCGGGCGCCCGCTTCGTGCTGCGCCTGCCGGCCGCGACGGCGTGA